The Schistocerca nitens isolate TAMUIC-IGC-003100 chromosome 2, iqSchNite1.1, whole genome shotgun sequence nucleotide sequence TCAGTAACAGTTCACGTTTATTCAGTTTACCAGCTTGGAGTTTGTACCACACATCATGTTACGGAGCTCATTAACACAGTAATTTGAATACAGTATATTGGTGTCTTTAGCAAACATTACTGGTAGACCTTTTGGAACTCTTTGGAGCAGATcattgataaaaaataaataaacagaagggATCCAATCGTGGAAACTTGAGAAACGCCATGTCTTACAGTTTGACTATATACTTTCAACTTCTTTGTGATTACAACTTTTTGCATCCTGTctaaatatatgtaaattaattGTTGAATTTCCCATAATTTCACACTGTAGCAGTTTATCCATATGTAATTCATGCTTGATGATATCAAAGGTCTGTTGTATGCTTTCTGTCACTGAGTGCACCATAAAGTTCATTTATAAATCAATATATGATGGCATTCATTGATCTTTTTGATGAGGACTCAAACAGCTTCTCTACAGGAACTTGATAATATGGTCATATACTGCTTTCTCAAGAACCTTAGCTATGCTTGAAGGGGTCAATATGGATCTGTAGTTATTAACATCAGTCCTCCAACTTTTTTTTAATGACAGGGACCACCTTTGTGCCTTGAAAATTTTAGGGACTTGACCCAAGGACAAGGAGCAGATTACTATATCTAACAGCGGGCATAACACACGATGCCACATTTCTCGAAGAAGGCTGAGCCATCGAAACCAAAGGGGGGTGAAGTCTGGTTTTTGTATTATAATACTGCAGATTTTACCTGGTGTATCTACATCAAGATGCAATGTTTTTTTAAGAATAACTTTTGGTATGAACAGAGAGAGCAGACTAGAGCACCAGTCTGAGAAGAAAGCTTGTTGCCCCTGCTTATGAAGTTCTTGAATACTTCATAATTTCTTTAGGGTCAGATAAAACTACATTGATAACTTCCCACATGACTATATTTAGTTCTTAAGTTGCAATAAATTGGAGGTTGTACAGTTTCTCGGCTTCACAAATAACcttgttgaaaatttttttgtgcagtATGAAACagtcatattgtgtgtgtgtgtgtttgtgtgtgcgctctctctctctctctctcacacacacacacacacacacacacacacacacacacaggatttaacttttacaagctttcagagccagtggctccttcatctGGCAGAAGACTTTAAGGGGGACAGAAGAGAGGGGAGGAAAAGGATtgaagaggtttagggaaaggggtacagtttagaaaagtcacccagaacacagGGTCAGGGTAACTTatgggacaggatgagaaggagtgactgattttctttacttcttccacactgtcgccagtaattgatgtgctagggcataCAGGGCAGTCACCGTCTTGATCATCTCAACCCTCTTTGAAATATTATATTATAAAGACTATAATAAAATACTTTCAGCTGTATAACTGTAGCACCGAGTCTGGTTTtgaaatgaaaattggtattcTACTACCAGGTTATTGACAGAAACATACAACTAAAAGCTTCATGGATTTAATATTTGATGCTACATGttcaaattttttttcatagttcagatATTTGGTTTTGAGAATGGGATTACACTCCACACTGTTCCAGCACAAACTAGGAAGCCACCTCCACtttctaagttctgcagaagttattAAAGCTACACAGACCAAATGTACAGTTTGAGTGGTTCTCCAAGAATATTTTTGTAGGTCTAAACTTTTGTTTTGTATCCTTTACCAGTTCCAGAAGAACTTTTTTTGTGTGGATGCACTGTCTTTAGTCAACATTCCTCCTGTCCTTTTAATGCGCAGTTGGTGGCTCACAAATTTTAAACTGTTGAAAGAGGGATTGGTTTGTGCTCTTACTTGTGTTAATTTCAGTTTTTGTTGACTCAGGATCTCAAAATTACTTAAAGCTTGTGGATTTTTTGCTTTTAGTGGTCCTTCTGTtaacttctgctgctgttgatggaaTTGCTGCATGTGGTATTGATGTTTCAGCTGCATGTGGAAGGGATATTTTGCTAGGAAACCAAAGGCGAATCCAGGGCAGTAAGAGGGGGAGGGAACTATTGGGTTGCAAGTGCAAATGTGACTGTGATGAAAGGGCAGCCTCAGTATCGTCATCATCTAGTAAATAAGCATCTAATGTCAATCCACTATTTTGCTCTATATCTAGCTCACCTTCCTTCATTAATTGTCCAATTTCTACAATGAAACTTAAAGGCATAAATAATAACACAGAATAAACGCCATAAGCTTCCATTTGCATTGTATAAAAGATAGTTAATAGCCACATGTAATAATGCTTACCAGTCACTTCTCTCCTGAACTCTTGTTCTTTGATGTTAAAATGGCGCGCGCTATCATTATGTACCATTCCTGGAGGTGCTATACTATCACTTATTGGTTCACCGACATACTGCAAATATAAACAGTATGGCACTTCCCACTCAGGAGTTAAATTTGTGTAAGGAGCAGAGCATGTGACATGCATGCATGTTTAAAATCTGTACTTTCATAAGATCATAACTGCATACTATCAGAATAATGGCCCAAATTTCTGCATGAGATTGATTGCTGGGGCTATCTTGCACATGTGTCTTTTCCTCTTTAAAATACAAGgtcgagttggtgatgtttccttgtcagtATTGCTAACTGATAGCAAGAGGTTTAGGGAAAGAAAATTTGTGAATGAGAGGTAGGTTGCATAGCTTGTGCTTGACTGTAGAAGCACCTTGTTTCATGATTATTAATTCTCTCATGTCTGGGGATGAGTTTCCATTATTACTCAATTGTGCCCTGCACTACCTTTATACACTGACAATTTTACGCTCTGTACAATTAATAGACCTGCTTAAGATAACACTCCAACTATCTGTGTTTCTGACAGTCAGTCATAGAAAACTTCGTTAAATTCCTACACTACAGTAACACAATAGTTGCAGCATGAGGGTGCTGAATTTTACCAACTGACACATTACTGTGTCCAGAACAACCCAAGTATATTTTTTGATAACCATTCTCACTTGTTGGTTTTAACCCTCATTTCAATGTGCAGATTAGTTGCGAAAAACTTTCGTATGTTCATTGCTAGAAAATTTAGGTTTGAAAACTTCTACTACTATCACAAAGAAATTACTGAGCTTGCATGGTGCAGTACCATTACTACAATTTAAGTACCACAATGAACATATTAATGCATTTGCTGTAAACTATTTTTCCACACAGTTGCCACCATTGTTGAGACATTTGTCACAGCAGGAAACCAACTTTCCTATGCCCTCTTCATAGAAAGATGCTGCTAGTGAAGACAGCCACTGCTGAGCATCATTTTTTGTGTTGTCATCGCTATAAAAAGCACCTTCCTCAAATCACATCAAGTACCAGAACAAGTGATAGTCAAAAGGTTTATGGTAGGTGATCTAACTTCTCCCAACCGAATGTCTGAATAATGTTTTGAGTTCCACTGGCAGAATGGAGACACAGTATGTTGCACAGTACCATACTGCATGGATGGTTTCACCTCTGGGAAGGAACGTGACAAGCAGAAAAAAAGACACACAAAAAATGGTGTAGGCGAGGCATCAATATTGGCTTGACTGCACCAGCCAATAATGCCACACAATTTCATAGATTTTTGTATGCACACTAATCTCATAAGCACTGTCACTGCAAAAATGACATTCCACCAGCTAAGTTGGACTAAAGTGCACAATGAGTCAGCACTAGCTTCAGCCACCCACTGGAGCTCCATCAAATCCCAGACTTGTATTTTGTATATTGCAGCTGATTTGAGAGTAGATAGTCATGAAAATGTTTTTACCATGAGGCCAAATAGATTCTTTCAGAGTCATTAGTTAATTTATGAGATTAAACATTAAGCACTGAATCTGAGATAAGCACAAGTATCGTTTACTATGAAaattgagaaatatttattttaaaaacatagtTTGGTTTTAAACAGTGTAAATAAATTTCAGGACAAGGAACATAACATTTCAGTATCATAAAGTGCTGTACACAATACATGCAACATGCATACATTTATCACACAGTCAGTCCCAGAATGGTACTCAGTCTGCTACTGCGCATTTCAGGTCTCCCAATAGTGGTTCAATTGAGTGTTCCAAGGAAAGCAAATGCCCTGTGTTGCATGAGCTTGTAGCAATGAAACTGATTACCAGTGGCAACTTATTTATCTGCACAACCTGGGGAAAAAAAGATATAAATAAAATGTGCTCAACTAACACAGTCAAAATTAACCTACTTTCACTATGTTAAATACTTagcaaacattaataataaaatcaaagatTTGATATTATACATAacagtttcatttaaaatgttttgcTTGTGTAACacaagtgaaaaaaaaataaaaaataaaagcagcAGCTGATGGAAGTGCAAATTGGTTCAAGCTGTCATCTTGAAAAATTAGGTTTTCTGCTGGCAAGCcatgtcgtacttgcacgatattttgatTGTGTAACTTGCAATCTTCACCAGGTGTTCCCTGAGGTTAAAGTCCACTAGAGTCTCCCTTACTACTTATTACTTAAACAGATAGACTCGTGTAAATAAAGAATCTGGAATATACAACCGATAAGAGCATCTTTGCAATTTATATTGTAGTGGTAATTTTACTAACAAATAAGAGACATCTAAAGCTTGAAGTTTCACATTAAAAACAAACACATTATGGTAATAACTATACATGATACAGTCACTTAGgattttacagtcacagagtaataGTCTGTCACACTCATAGCTGGAAACCCAACTTTCAATAGTGCTTTTCTTATCTCAGTCCTACCACtgcaattcattcattcattcattcattcattcattaaggAAGGAAGATTTCTGTTCAACATACTGTCAATGATGagattggttggtttgtttaaaagagggGCGAAGGGACcaaattacaaggtcatcggtcccttgttcctaataaaacaatgccacaagtgtgagaataaaacagacaagACACAtatcacaaaacggaaagaaaggaaaggcaaagaacactaaaagtaacaaaagaggacaagaaaacagacaCTAGAAAcaggagagtaaaacaagaaagcccacccggttagccatgcagtctaaagcatggctttccggattgggaaggagtgcctggtctccggcatgaatccgcccaacTGACTTGTGTTGAgatccagtgagccggccagtctgtggttgtttttaggcagttttccatctgcttcggcaaatgcggactggttccccttactaCGCATCAGCTACACTGTTTCAGTGATAGCTATGCAaacaagtacgcgtacaccaccattactctaccatgcaaaaacataggggttacactcgtctgctgtgagacattccctgggggggggggggggtccaccagggaccgaaactgcacaataaccctgaaagagtgattCAGTGTGGGAcagcggaggagtgaagtggactgcagtagtcatcgtggggttgagGACCACTGCAGCGGCATTGGAGATGGAGCCTCTGTCATTtataggcccccagttaacatacaatacaatacaaaaaagcagattacagtggctggccaaccaagaGCATAAAAAGGAAacaccagccactctgcaacacattaaaacctccaccctaaaagaactagggtggaggacacagagggtcaAAAGACAAGCACTAAATCTCAGATCAAATgttaaaacccaccctcacaaataaaacttaaaaccaaatccgccaatgaggcattgtcagataaaatgagttGCAAAAAGTCTGGTTACCCAAGATTTCCTCACTGGGCAGTCAaaatgggacagtgcaccagaatatgagcAACTGTAAACCGGGCACCGCACCAACACTGAGGCTGGTCTTCATGGCACAAAAGGTAACTGTGAGtcgcccaagcatggccaatgcagagccggaaGAGAACAGGTCGTTCCCTGTGAGGggcccacatggaagacttccacacattcgcagtctccttaatgacattccatctcccaaagccaaaaaaccctaCGGCTAAGTCAGAACACAGGCCAGGTTCAGAGATGTCCagctccagaagcggtttctgcatagcctgtttggccagcctgtcagcaagttcgttgcctgggatgctgacgtgtcctggggccccacacaaacaccactgtacGACAGGaccggtccagggcatagatggactcctaggCGGATGCCACCAAAGgttggcaagggtagcactggttgatagctgctcaaggagtcagtacacaaaaGAAACAATTCCTTGGGGCATGAACTGAAATAATGAAGTGCAAGAGagatagccaccagctctgcagcgaatacactgcagccatcgggcaaggaatactGTTCGATATGCCCTCTGTGAACAAATGCAAAgccaccatcagccatcgagccatcagtgaaAACCACTTCAGAGCTATGGAAAACTTCAAGAATTGAGAAgtagtgacagcggagagccacagggctaactgagtccttagggccatgcgaaagatCCAGGTGAAACTTCAGCCTAGAGCTACACCACAGAGGTGTACATTAATGGACCTCGAGGAGAACTGGTGAAGAgcactccagttcagacagaagcgatcGCATGCGAACCGcaatcattagccctgacctgggccacctatGTAGGAGGTGAACCGCCATGGTTGGGAAAAGATGGTAATTAGGACGTTCAGGAGAGTTATGAATGTGTACAACATAATTGGCGAGCAGTTGTACACGTCTGATCTTCAATGGATGgtctccagcctccaccagtacgcttttcactggactcatcctaaaaTCTCCTGTCGCTAGTCCAACTCCGCAATGGTGCAACGGGTCGAGCAAACGCAATGCTGAGTATGCCGCCGAACCACaaatcacactcccatagtcaaggaggAATTTaacagggctctgtagagctgcagcagcgtggagcgatctgcaccctagttggtgttgctcaggcagcagagagcattgaggtgctgtgAACACTTCCATTTaaactgacgaagatgaggaagccaagtcaaacaAGCATCTAAAACCAGACCTATGAATCgacatgtctccactacagtgagtggatcgtcattaaggtaaagtgctggttctgGGTGAACAGTATGAcgccgacataaatgcataacacATGTCTTCAtggcagaaaactggaagccatgggctagagcccatgactgagcCTTGCGAACGGCTCCCTATAGGCGACGctcggcaacaccagtactggaagaTCAGTACAaagtgcagaagtcgtctgcatacagagaaggtgagactgagggcccgacagctgctgctagacagtTAATGGCCACAAAATATAGATAGACACTCAATACAAAGCCCTgctggactccattctcctggatatggatggaactaaatgaggcaccaacttggatacagaaagtacagagtgacaggaaattctggataaaaaatcTGGAGCAACCTCGgataccccactcgtataatgtgccaaggatatgatgtcaccatgtAATGTCAtaagctttttgtaaatcaaaaaagactgcaacaaggtgttggcatctgcaaaagactgttcggatggcagactcgagggacacgagattatcagtggtagagcgaccctggcggaagctgccctgacgttgagccagtaggccacgtgactccaaaacccaacccaacccaaccgccaacacatcgtacattccagcagcttacagagaacattggtgagccTGATAGACCGATATCCATCCACATCAAGAGGGTTTTTACCGGGCTTTAGCACTGAAATGATGGCGCTCTCCCgccatggaaagacgccatcgcaccagatccggttgaagatgacgagaatgtgtcacttttagtcagatgagagatgtttaatcatctgactgtggagccAATCTggaccaggagctgtgtcggggcaatgtgcaagggcactgaggagctcccactctgtaaatggggcattgtaGGATTCACAGTGGTGTCTTGTAAATGAGGGGACTTTCCCTtacagccgccgtttgagagtgcgaaaggctgtggGGTAATTcgatgcagaggcttgagcatagtcTCGGCAATTGCGTCTGCGGcgatagataacatgccatttatgttaacaccaggagcacctgttggggtctggtacctgaaaacatgtttgatctttgcccagacttgagaaggtgacgtatggcacccaatggtcgagacatctcTCCCAACATCCTGCTTCCATTGTTTTGTAAGTTGGCGAACGCGAGCATGTAgctatttaaaggctatgaggtgctccaggaaagggTGCCACTAATGCCGGTGTAGAGCTTAATAGCCTCAGCAAGTTCCGGTGACCACCATCCGACTGTCTTTCGCCGGAGGCTCCCTAAAGAACAAGGCATcatgttttctgccgcagaaacgatcgttgtagttacctgctcaataCCACATCAATGTTACTATGTGGGTGAGTTTCAATGGTGATAGCAGAGGTGATAGTTtaccagtccaccttgtttaaagcccatctggtcaggcgtccgtgtgcctgatgctggggcagtgacaggaagatggggatgtggtcactaccacacaggtcgtcatgtactCTCCATTTGATAGAAGGGAGAACTCCtaggttggcggagctgatggtgccagaactgttttaGGGGCAGCGTAAGAATGACATACATACAGGATGCAGgctttcaaattttctcttaggctcagtgtaggtcagtcggtccagggtcttttactccatgattttcctttctttctggagaatcctgcagtctggtgagcaaggcgaatggtgctctccacaattgacacagatgggaggcggggcatatggagtattgggatgtgacgggcgtccacaatctcgacatgtgacactggaaatacagtgggaagacatatggccaaacttccagcacttaaagcaccacatcgggggaaggatatagggctttacaatacagcagtagaccatcaccttgaccttctcgggtaatttatcaccctctaaggccaagatgaaggtacaagtggcaacctgattatccctcgtcCAGACAAAATATACGCCTTggcgctctaaattggcatgcagctcactgtcagactgcaaaagaagatccctgtgaaatatgatatcctggaccatatttaagctctcatgggtgtgatggttacagaaacattccccagattGTCACAAGAGAGCAATGTCTGTGACtatgcagaggatgctgttttgatcaagactgacccagatctcattttggacaatccctccatctccccaaacttgtcctctaaatgctcaacaaaaaactgaggcttcatcgtcatgaaagatccccatcagctctcaaacatacaaggtactggggcgaataagatccaCTGACATCCTTAACCTGACATTGgtatggccagggaggggaatgatttggggttgtacttctgtgtgttgaattgaggtcgtgaacacttagagactgctactgtttcaccaccagcaagagatgattgaCGTTGCTTCATCGTGTGTCATCCGCcctaatgccacccagccacagcaaaggctatctggcaggatggccattgccgggagtcccgatatcccagggggatgggcatctaccccttggcatatgtggggagttcaCAGCACAGGCATCAACAGAGCAattcctgtgtggtcagggggctacaagtaACAGGGTACATGATGGCCAcaccacaacggactggttaccatgctggatatcaggtgcaaaggtGTACATGGTCATTGTCAATGCAGAAAGTGActctgcatagtgcatggtggaaaacgcacccaggaaggtatcCTAACCCAAGAGACAGAGAATGAGTGGGACTGAAATGTGActatgagaaagtgggctaaaaatCTCAATGCAcattggacacgatgcaccatgtaaggcgctcttccccaattggctcgctcttcaggaaaattttgaagaatgaaggtcaaaccctacaggggaccatcacatgaaagcCGAAACATGTGGAACGCCTTTTAGCCGCCTCTTATGACATGCaggatacctcgggcctattcttacctgcTGACCCACAGGGGGCTCAATGAAGAGATCTTGAGAAGAATGACAAATTCCgattgggaaaggaaatcggcactgccctttcaaggaaaccatccATGCACTTGCCTTatgcaatttaaggaaatcatggaaaacctaactcAATGTACACACATGGATCTGAAGCACTTCACTCTGTGGCATGTCATTCGGTTCATTCTTTGTAAGTTTCTATAACTATACATTCTGATCGCAATATCTATTTGGACAAATTAATGGTAACTACACCATGAATCAAAAGCCAACATTGTATTTGACTACATCTACGGAAAGATGAATAAAAATACCACTAGTGTAGGAACATGCTGTTTCTATTTTTTACTGATAGCATTGTCTATATCACTTATTTTTAAATTACGACACTTTAACTACTGTCAACAGATTTGTAATCAAGTTCAATGTAACATAAGAAGAGATACATATATTACCAGTTGACAAAAGTAAAAGTTCACCAGTCAGAACTTAGAACTCATAGACGAAATCATTTCCCATGAAACAGCATAAATGCACTAGCAGCAAAAATCACCTCTGAAGAAATAGCTTGAGTAACTCAGTTAACTTCTTTTGAACTGGCTCAGCAAACATGAGCACACCACTCACAAAATGTGTGATAGGACCAGCAGGATAAATAAAGAATCGTGTAAAATTCTGAACAATTGTTTTACATTAACATTCCACATACCAGAGAATACTGTGGCATTGTTTGATGTGCCTTCTTCCTACAGAGGAAAAACAGTGGTATTAACAATCCTAAAGTGATCCAAATTTCCCCCATTTTGATCCATATGTTCTTTACACTATGAGCACACTGGATAATAGTATCacatctagcttctctggatctTTCACAATGAGATTATTGTGGTTTGTAGTccacaaaagctttctggaaatgtgTCCCATTGGAGTTCCCACCTCTTCATGTCCTAAGGCCACCCAAACAAAGTTAACATGAATCACATCCCCTTTTTGAATCTTCTCCCTCAGGAGGGAAAGACCAACAAGAATCTCAGAAACATAATACAGGTGTAACATACCAATTTTGCTAATGTTGGGTTCCACTCCAATGCTTTTGGCCCaacagaaggtgtgtgtgtgtgtcccaattcTGCCATTTATCTAGCTATTAAGTTGGTGAACCTTCCACTGTGCACACTTTTGACAAACAGGAGTACCAATGGAGATACAGAAAAGCAAATGCATGGCATTGAGAAGGCAAAGCAGCAGATACATGCCCCTATCTGCTGGGGCAGCTTCCTATATTTTGGATTGGTGGCTCAACTGTACTTTGCTACTCTCAGAGTAAACAACCTGTAAGGATGGAAATCTAAAGAGGAAAAGAAACAACTCAATGGTGTTGGGTTGATTATGAGAGAAATTGTGACTTAAAACTGTCTGTGATGTTGAGTGGAGATTTGAGTATGTGAATGCTCTGTCACTCTACATACACAATATTAAAAGACTGTTTTGCTTTTAAAAGTGTGTTAATAAATATACTAGTTAATACAACAGACTGAGTTCCTAggtagttttggcagacaacacgAGTTGTCTTTCCAGCACCACAACTACACAGAAGGATACACGATCCACCACATATTGCTGAAGCACTGTTACTTGGCACCAATTAGTAGGTCCTGATCAGCAACAAAGTATATTACATGACTTTTCTTATGTTTTATAAGATACATGACTGACAATTTGACAGACAATGTAAGTGTTGGTAATTAAACAAATCCTATTCACACGCAAAAAGGAACTCATTGTAATGTCCAAGAAATTGAACTTTTACTAGCATATGTTATTCAGAGTTATAACTGAGTCACCCATTTTGAGATTTCCAAAATCAATGTTCTCCTTTGTTCCATCTCTACAACCCTCTAGATTGACGTTTGTATGCCTTGAGCTCTTAGGTCAAATTCCTTCTCTAGCCTTTAACAAAACATTTGACATCTTTTTTTTTCTCACTCTTGCCTTCCACTTTGTAGTTCACTGTTCATATTTTGACATGAAAACGAATTCTTATTTCAAAATGAATACATGAATAGATCAGTAAATAAGCAGGACACACAATGGCACATCCAATTATTTACACATAAAAACTGATAAAGCAGACAACAAAATTGATTCACTTCAGTCTGTCAAATGTTACATCTGGCTAAGAAAAATTACCTGGTATGAGGAGTACATGCAGATTAGGGATTTATTTTTCCCTAGTCCAAGTTTTCCTCCTTGCTCAGTAGCCATACTAAAAGTGGATAAGAAACTTGGTCGCATTGCAAGTTCTGGGGCAGAGTCTGCTGAAACTGTagtaaaaacaataataaataataataatggtggtgATATCAGAAAAAAGTCAAATGTTTGAGTTTTACACTCATGGAAGATTAATCTCCTATTCATTGTACTAGGACATGTAACCTGCAAACCTTAAACCAATTTTGTTTGCATGCACCTCAAAAATTATTATGAACAATGCAGAATTTTAACAACACTAATGATTTGACCTGACTGTGAAATTAATGTTCATTTTCTTCATGATGAACAAGAGGTCGAAAAGTATGAGAGAGACAAAATGATGAACGATGACAGTTCTTAAGAGAATGTAGGTATCACTGAATTTAAACTATAGATACGTGTACTTTTGCTTCTTGATAAGTAATACACTATACATTCCTCTGGTATCCagctgaagtgtttggtatttAACATCTCCACAGCACCTGTTGATGCCAATTTGATTTCTTATTAAACAATGGACACATTTAACAATTACCTGCCTGGAAACTTTGGATTATTAACAATGAcataactttcaaataacttccgggaattcagccaggtaatgctttcagcgaccgccgatattccggcgggagaacaccccgccattttcaaggcaactcCAACAGACAGACGACGTACatgcctcatggtagggagaatttaaaTGCCTTTCTAGaatatctgaactcgatccacctgaACATTCGTTTTacaatggagatggaagaggatggttgctttccctttcttgatgtgttggttaggagaaaggatgatggatcattgtgacatgcagtctacaggaaatgtactcacaccgacttgtacttacaggctaatagttgtcaccattcagctcagcgtgaaggggtacttcataccttggtacacagggcacatgtcgtttccgacacagactttgccagctgagctgtcccatcttgaagttacattttgtCAAAATGgtcatagtgatagacagattgaatgtGCGTTGCGCTATTGACCAACATTACA carries:
- the LOC126236652 gene encoding ragulator complex protein LAMTOR3 isoform X1; amino-acid sequence: MRLIDAPSKDMADEMKKYLQQVLSKVDGLLCILITDRDGVPVLKVSADSAPELAMRPSFLSTFSMATEQGGKLGLGKNKSLICMYSSYQVVQINKLPLVISFIATSSCNTGHLLSLEHSIEPLLGDLKCAVAD
- the LOC126236652 gene encoding ragulator complex protein LAMTOR3 isoform X2 gives rise to the protein MQYKCILEFIDDHEAVQRVDGLLCILITDRDGVPVLKVSADSAPELAMRPSFLSTFSMATEQGGKLGLGKNKSLICMYSSYQVVQINKLPLVISFIATSSCNTGHLLSLEHSIEPLLGDLKCAVAD